A genomic region of Blattabacterium cuenoti contains the following coding sequences:
- the tatC gene encoding twin-arginine translocase subunit TatC: MKNEKKEMPFWEHIEELRKHLIHSVCAMMIATIILMNNKNVIFDYILFGPAKTDFITYRLFHKLGKIFHRNHHSFYLFSHNLEIQNRQIFGQFNMYVWTCLIGGFILSFPYIFYEFWKFIKPALSDEERKYSRGIIMMVTFLFILGVLFGYFILCPFLIHFGYTFRISSFPRNIFDLSDYISLIMHSILSMGITFLFPIFIYFLTKIELISYAFLKKYRKHAFLILLIIASAITPGDIFSTIVVLIPLMILYQFSIYISFYVSKKK; the protein is encoded by the coding sequence ATGAAAAATGAAAAAAAGGAGATGCCGTTTTGGGAACATATTGAAGAGCTAAGAAAACATTTAATTCATAGTGTGTGTGCAATGATGATTGCGACGATTATTTTAATGAATAATAAGAATGTTATATTTGATTATATTCTTTTTGGTCCAGCAAAAACGGATTTTATTACTTATCGCTTATTCCATAAATTAGGAAAAATATTTCACCGGAATCATCATTCCTTTTATTTGTTTTCTCACAATTTGGAAATACAAAACAGACAAATATTTGGACAATTTAACATGTATGTGTGGACCTGTTTGATTGGAGGATTCATTTTATCTTTTCCTTATATATTTTATGAATTTTGGAAATTCATAAAACCAGCCCTTTCTGATGAAGAAAGAAAATATTCTAGAGGGATTATTATGATGGTTACATTTCTATTTATACTAGGAGTTCTTTTCGGTTATTTCATTTTATGTCCATTTTTAATTCATTTTGGTTATACTTTTAGGATTAGTTCTTTTCCAAGAAATATATTTGATTTATCGGATTACATATCTTTGATCATGCATTCTATACTATCTATGGGAATCACTTTTTTGTTTCCAATCTTTATATACTTTCTCACTAAAATAGAATTGATCTCCTATGCTTTTTTAAAAAAATATAGAAAACATGCTTTTTTGATCTTATTAATTATAGCTTCAGCAATTACTCCTGGGGATATTTTCAGCACCATAGTGGTTTTGATTCCTTTAATGATTCTTTATCAATTTAGTATCTATATTTCTTTTTATGTTTCTAAAAAGAAATAA
- a CDS encoding MazG nucleotide pyrophosphohydrolase domain-containing protein — MEIKNLQKLVHTWIINHGIRYFDVLTNTILLSEEVGEVSRIIARNYGEQSYNKYSKKEDLGEELADVLFVLLCLANQTGIDLEKSFNNKLKKKKIRDHERHHNNEKLK, encoded by the coding sequence TTGGAAATAAAAAATCTGCAAAAATTAGTTCATACTTGGATAATTAATCATGGAATACGTTATTTTGACGTATTAACTAACACTATTCTTTTATCTGAAGAGGTGGGGGAAGTTTCTAGAATTATTGCTAGAAATTATGGAGAACAATCCTACAATAAATATTCAAAAAAAGAGGATCTTGGAGAAGAATTAGCAGATGTATTATTTGTTTTACTTTGTCTAGCGAATCAAACTGGAATTGATTTGGAAAAATCTTTTAACAATAAATTAAAAAAAAAGAAAATAAGAGATCATGAAAGACACCATAATAATGAAAAACTGAAATAA
- the smpB gene encoding SsrA-binding protein, with protein MSIINRKVRFQYKCIEEYIAGIQLFGTEVKSIRQNKANITDSFCQIKNGELYSINMYIAEYKFGTNWNHQSRRDRKLLLTKKELIRIEKKLKVPGLTIIPTKLFFSDKGYVKVQIFLAKGKKIYDKRESIRNRDILRELQQQSL; from the coding sequence ATGAGTATTATAAACAGAAAAGTTAGATTTCAATATAAATGCATAGAAGAATATATAGCTGGAATTCAATTATTTGGAACGGAAGTGAAATCTATAAGACAAAATAAAGCCAATATTACGGATAGTTTTTGTCAAATAAAAAATGGAGAATTATATTCCATTAACATGTATATAGCTGAATATAAATTTGGAACCAATTGGAATCACCAAAGTAGAAGAGATAGAAAATTATTATTAACCAAAAAAGAATTAATCAGAATAGAAAAAAAACTGAAAGTGCCTGGATTAACCATTATTCCTACTAAGTTATTTTTTAGTGATAAAGGATATGTAAAAGTACAAATTTTTTTGGCAAAAGGAAAAAAAATATATGATAAACGTGAATCCATTCGAAATAGAGATATTCTTCGTGAGCTACAACAACAATCCTTATAA
- a CDS encoding NADP-dependent malic enzyme, whose translation MRKNINSLREESLNYHSQFPSGKIQISPTKKYSSQRDLSLAYSPGVAEPCKEIARSSIEVYKYTSKGNLVAVITNGSAVLGLGNIGALASKPVMEGKALLFKIFSGIDVFDIEIDESDPEKFIDVVKAIAPTFGGINLEDIKAPEAFEIERRLKSELNIPVMHDDQHGTAIISGAALLNAITYVGKNIQDIKMVVSGAGAAAISCTRTYKQLGMKSENILMFDSKGLLHVSRTDLNQEKKEFSVNTSLIQNLEEAIKNADVFIGLSVGGILTPDMLKSMAKDPIVFAMANPDPEIDYNLAVKIRPDVIVATGRSDYPNQVNNVLGFPYIFRGALDVQASMINDEMKLAAVHAIASLAKEPVPEQVNIVYNKKNISFGREYIIPKPFDNRLITRVAPAVAKAAMDSGVARNPILDWKVYQEKLLDRMGYESKMLRMIQNRARTNPKKVVFCNGEEYDVLKSVQILSEEGIVSIPIVLGNEDRIKRLIRENNLDVELIIIDPEKEEHREKLEYYANILWKRRNRKGLTLYDAKIRMRTNDHFGAMMVDQGEADAVITGYSRSFSLSLRPMLEVIGRADSVHKTAGMMILLTKRGPLFLADTAVIPNPTSEELARIALMAAHVVKGFDIEPHIAMLSFQNFSSSSKTSSKVSQTVAFLHKKYPDLIVDGELQPDFALNEFLLASKFPFSKLVKKRANIFIFPNLESGNLTYKFIRGLGNIQTIGPVMLGMRKPAHVMQMQSNIEEIVNLATLSVIDAQIRKN comes from the coding sequence ATGAGAAAAAATATAAATAGTCTTCGTGAAGAATCTTTAAACTATCATAGTCAATTTCCTTCTGGAAAAATTCAAATTTCTCCCACAAAAAAATATAGTAGTCAAAGAGATTTATCCCTAGCGTATTCTCCAGGAGTGGCGGAACCTTGCAAAGAAATAGCTCGTTCATCTATAGAAGTATATAAATACACCTCTAAAGGAAATCTTGTAGCTGTTATTACTAATGGAAGTGCCGTTCTTGGTCTTGGAAATATAGGAGCTTTAGCTTCTAAACCTGTTATGGAAGGAAAAGCTCTTTTATTTAAAATATTTTCTGGAATTGATGTATTTGACATAGAAATTGATGAATCTGATCCAGAAAAATTCATAGATGTGGTAAAAGCTATAGCTCCAACTTTTGGAGGAATCAATTTAGAAGATATAAAAGCTCCAGAAGCATTTGAAATTGAACGAAGGTTGAAATCTGAACTAAATATTCCAGTTATGCATGACGATCAACATGGAACGGCTATTATTTCAGGAGCTGCATTACTGAATGCTATCACTTATGTTGGAAAAAATATTCAAGACATAAAAATGGTAGTTAGTGGAGCCGGAGCTGCCGCTATTTCTTGCACAAGGACATATAAACAACTTGGAATGAAATCTGAAAATATTCTTATGTTCGATAGCAAAGGTTTATTACATGTTTCACGAACAGACTTGAATCAAGAAAAGAAAGAATTCTCTGTAAACACTTCTTTAATTCAAAATTTAGAAGAGGCTATTAAAAACGCCGATGTTTTTATAGGTTTATCCGTAGGTGGGATATTAACTCCAGATATGTTAAAAAGTATGGCTAAAGATCCGATTGTATTTGCTATGGCAAATCCTGATCCTGAAATTGATTATAATCTAGCCGTAAAAATACGTCCAGACGTTATTGTAGCTACTGGAAGAAGTGATTATCCAAATCAGGTAAATAATGTACTAGGATTTCCTTATATTTTTAGAGGAGCTTTGGATGTACAAGCTAGTATGATCAATGATGAAATGAAATTAGCAGCTGTTCATGCTATTGCTTCTTTGGCAAAGGAACCTGTTCCAGAACAAGTAAATATTGTTTATAATAAAAAAAATATTTCTTTTGGAAGAGAATATATTATTCCTAAACCTTTTGACAATCGATTGATTACTCGTGTTGCACCTGCTGTAGCTAAAGCAGCTATGGATTCTGGAGTAGCGAGAAATCCTATTTTAGATTGGAAAGTCTATCAAGAAAAATTACTCGATAGAATGGGATACGAAAGTAAAATGCTTCGAATGATTCAAAATAGAGCACGTACAAATCCGAAAAAAGTAGTCTTTTGCAATGGAGAAGAATATGACGTTTTGAAATCCGTTCAGATTTTAAGTGAAGAAGGGATAGTATCTATTCCTATTGTTTTAGGAAATGAAGATCGTATAAAACGTTTAATACGTGAAAATAATTTAGATGTAGAATTAATCATTATAGATCCTGAAAAAGAAGAACATAGAGAAAAATTAGAATATTACGCTAACATTCTTTGGAAAAGAAGAAATAGAAAAGGATTAACTCTATACGATGCAAAAATTCGCATGCGAACCAATGATCACTTTGGAGCCATGATGGTGGATCAAGGAGAGGCAGATGCCGTAATTACAGGATATTCCAGGAGTTTTTCATTAAGTTTACGACCTATGTTAGAAGTTATTGGAAGAGCTGATTCTGTTCATAAAACAGCAGGAATGATGATTTTGTTAACGAAACGTGGTCCTTTATTTTTAGCCGATACGGCTGTCATTCCAAATCCAACTAGTGAAGAATTAGCTAGAATTGCTCTAATGGCGGCTCATGTTGTTAAAGGTTTTGATATAGAGCCCCATATAGCTATGTTATCCTTTCAAAATTTTTCATCAAGTTCTAAAACTTCTTCTAAAGTATCCCAAACTGTTGCTTTTTTACATAAAAAATATCCAGATCTAATAGTAGATGGAGAGTTACAACCTGATTTCGCTTTGAATGAATTTTTATTAGCCAGCAAATTTCCTTTTTCCAAACTTGTTAAAAAAAGAGCAAATATTTTTATTTTTCCAAATTTAGAATCAGGAAATCTAACTTATAAATTTATTAGGGGGTTAGGGAATATTCAAACTATTGGTCCTGTGATGTTAGGAATGAGAAAACCCGCACACGTAATGCAAATGCAATCAAATATAGAAGAAATAGTGAATTTAGCCACTTTATCCGTAATAGATGCACAAATTAGAAAAAATTAG
- a CDS encoding C40 family peptidase, whose protein sequence is MKKEKKAKIILIINSKILLFIIFYSHFFSIPLLHGNMEYKKKYERIFFRKKRNHSYNKKNSFHMINNSIIEKAKDYMYTPYKYGGNTKNGIDCSAFIKKVFASHKILLPRITSNQAKEGYFIPKKSIEKGDLLFFATGTSKRKINHVGMVIHVDSHNILFIHATTSNGVTISPFYQKYWNNRFITARRILYSS, encoded by the coding sequence TTGAAAAAGGAAAAAAAAGCAAAAATTATCCTGATCATAAATTCTAAAATTCTTTTGTTTATTATATTCTATTCTCATTTTTTTTCTATTCCATTGCTACATGGAAATATGGAGTACAAAAAAAAATATGAAAGAATTTTCTTCAGAAAGAAGAGGAATCACTCATATAATAAGAAAAATTCTTTTCATATGATTAATAATTCTATTATTGAAAAAGCTAAAGATTATATGTATACCCCGTACAAATATGGGGGTAATACTAAAAATGGAATAGATTGTTCTGCTTTCATCAAAAAAGTTTTCGCTTCTCATAAGATTTTATTACCACGTATAACTTCTAATCAAGCTAAAGAAGGTTACTTCATTCCAAAAAAATCCATAGAAAAAGGAGATCTATTATTTTTTGCTACAGGCACCTCTAAAAGAAAAATTAATCATGTGGGAATGGTGATACATGTAGATTCTCATAACATATTGTTTATTCATGCTACTACATCAAATGGAGTGACCATTTCCCCATTTTATCAAAAATATTGGAACAATCGATTTATCACAGCAAGAAGAATTCTTTATTCCTCATAA
- the murI gene encoding glutamate racemase, with product MRISPCSPIGIFDSGIGGLLIAKEIKNYMPNECIIYFGDTKNMPYGNKSKEFIRNHSMKIASFLYEKKCKAIVIACNSIVSNALDIIQKEFLKKILIFNVIEPIVKNKVLIYSKKIGIMATPATIRSNFYQKNIKKYCPHLDIVQISTPLLATIIENGFEKNQINYLIKKYLNHFKSIDTLLLACTHYLFLKKEIDNFYHGKVRLIDIPKIVVQEIKNKLYENNLLCLHSTWNNNPIFYTSSSISPFFNEQIKILFGKLVKRHISNFF from the coding sequence ATGAGAATAAGTCCATGTTCTCCGATAGGAATATTTGATTCTGGAATTGGAGGACTCCTTATAGCCAAAGAAATTAAAAATTATATGCCTAATGAATGTATAATTTATTTTGGAGATACTAAAAACATGCCTTATGGAAATAAGTCTAAAGAATTTATTAGAAATCATTCTATGAAAATAGCTTCTTTTCTTTATGAAAAAAAATGTAAAGCTATAGTAATAGCTTGTAATTCTATAGTATCTAATGCTTTAGATATCATACAAAAAGAATTTTTGAAAAAAATATTAATATTCAATGTTATAGAACCTATAGTAAAAAATAAAGTGTTAATTTATTCTAAAAAAATAGGGATAATGGCGACCCCTGCTACAATTCGTTCTAACTTTTATCAAAAAAACATTAAAAAATATTGTCCTCATTTAGACATTGTTCAAATATCTACGCCTTTATTAGCTACAATCATTGAGAATGGATTTGAAAAAAATCAGATAAATTATCTTATAAAAAAATATTTAAATCATTTTAAATCAATAGATACGTTATTATTGGCTTGCACTCATTATTTATTTCTGAAAAAGGAAATAGATAATTTTTACCATGGAAAAGTCCGTTTAATTGACATTCCAAAAATTGTAGTTCAGGAAATCAAAAATAAATTATATGAAAATAATTTATTATGCCTTCATTCGACATGGAATAATAATCCCATTTTTTATACATCTAGTTCTATTTCTCCGTTTTTTAACGAACAAATTAAAATTCTTTTTGGAAAACTTGTAAAAAGACATATTTCTAATTTTTTCTAA
- a CDS encoding transketolase, with translation MNVRRRYLKDLCFQVRRDILRMVNNANSGHPGGSLGCTEYFVALYQEIMHYDPKKFTMEGINEDLFFLSNGHISPVYYSILARSGFFSINELSSFRKLNSRLQGHPSTHGELPGIRISSGSLGQGMSVAIGAALSKKLSKDNDYCIYSLHGDGELNEGQIWEAALYAGSKHIDNYIATVDYNGQQIDGTTDEVLSLGNLKKKFQSFDWKVLEELEGNNLEKVINILKKAKNETRKGKPILIILYTQMGYGVDFMVGSNAWHGKSPNEKELEKALSQLPETLGDFPII, from the coding sequence ATGAATGTACGCAGACGTTATTTAAAGGACTTATGTTTTCAAGTGAGAAGAGACATCTTACGCATGGTAAATAACGCAAATTCTGGACATCCTGGTGGATCTTTAGGATGTACAGAATACTTTGTAGCTTTGTATCAAGAAATCATGCATTATGATCCTAAAAAGTTTACGATGGAAGGCATAAATGAAGATCTTTTTTTTCTATCCAATGGACATATATCCCCCGTTTATTACAGTATATTAGCTCGTTCTGGTTTTTTTTCCATAAACGAATTATCTTCTTTTAGAAAATTAAATTCTCGTTTACAAGGCCATCCTTCTACACATGGAGAACTTCCAGGGATACGAATTTCTTCAGGATCTTTAGGTCAAGGCATGTCAGTCGCTATTGGGGCTGCTCTATCCAAAAAACTGAGTAAAGACAATGATTATTGTATTTACAGCTTACATGGAGATGGAGAATTGAATGAAGGACAGATATGGGAAGCAGCTCTATATGCGGGTTCTAAACATATCGACAATTATATAGCTACTGTAGATTATAATGGACAACAAATAGATGGAACTACCGATGAAGTTTTATCCCTTGGAAATTTGAAAAAAAAATTTCAATCTTTTGATTGGAAAGTTTTAGAAGAATTAGAAGGAAATAATCTTGAAAAAGTGATTAATATTTTAAAAAAAGCTAAAAATGAGACTAGAAAAGGAAAACCAATTTTAATTATCCTGTACACTCAAATGGGATATGGAGTAGATTTTATGGTAGGAAGTAATGCATGGCATGGAAAATCGCCTAATGAAAAAGAATTAGAAAAAGCGCTATCTCAACTTCCTGAAACTTTAGGAGATTTTCCAATAATATAA
- the rpsT gene encoding 30S ribosomal protein S20: MANHLSALKRIRQNHTRRFRNKYVYKSTRTAIKKLMKEKKKEQYSKVISMIDKLAKKNIIHMNKAARLKNKLKTFMD, from the coding sequence ATGGCAAATCATTTATCGGCTTTAAAAAGAATTAGACAAAATCATACTAGACGTTTTCGTAATAAATATGTATATAAGAGTACAAGAACAGCTATAAAGAAATTAATGAAAGAAAAAAAAAAGGAACAATATTCCAAGGTGATTTCTATGATAGATAAATTAGCTAAAAAAAACATTATACATATGAATAAAGCAGCCAGATTAAAAAATAAATTAAAAACATTTATGGATTAG
- a CDS encoding OmpA family protein, with product MKNVNFFIIALFALFSSVFSQHSQKKWFIRIGANDINYYPMNSPFKDFFQKKNNNINPPFSNIEFGHNITKNVGVYFNASLGMVDNNKWKIIDSFFVKLSPGIKFYLFPHHWFDPYLKLGGGYHQLDYQDRKLRISESKTYKLNKNNFFLLDGGLGINFWIVSNFGVNVQSNYNQVLVSKLNSKDYLNFWEHAIGVIYRFGENNSYYPDKDKNESKKIVEIKEKANLPSIIEKKEEKNIAENSDNTICCKKDDLDNDGILDTEDLCPNQFGLKKFKGCPDTDSDNIPDHEDVCPKKYGKKENKGCPNSVFFPPILFDLGKFTLSPSSLAIIDEIYEIMIKKLPNSKFYINGYTDSHGKHSYNKILSIKRANSVFEVLVSKGIDPSRMEIRKLGKSRNKGRLVEITIRKS from the coding sequence ATGAAAAACGTCAATTTTTTTATTATTGCTTTATTTGCTTTATTTTCATCTGTATTTTCTCAACATTCTCAAAAAAAATGGTTTATTCGTATAGGAGCGAATGATATTAACTATTATCCCATGAATTCTCCTTTCAAAGATTTTTTTCAAAAAAAAAATAATAATATAAATCCTCCGTTTTCTAATATAGAATTTGGGCATAATATAACTAAAAACGTGGGGGTTTATTTCAACGCTTCGTTAGGAATGGTAGACAATAATAAATGGAAAATAATAGATAGTTTTTTTGTTAAATTGAGTCCTGGAATAAAATTCTATTTGTTTCCTCATCACTGGTTTGATCCATATTTAAAATTAGGAGGAGGTTATCATCAATTGGACTATCAAGATAGAAAATTAAGAATATCAGAATCCAAAACTTATAAACTGAATAAGAATAATTTTTTTCTATTAGATGGTGGATTGGGAATAAATTTTTGGATTGTGTCTAATTTTGGGGTAAACGTTCAAAGCAATTACAATCAAGTATTAGTTTCTAAATTAAATTCAAAAGATTATTTGAATTTTTGGGAACATGCCATAGGGGTTATCTATCGCTTTGGAGAAAATAATTCTTATTATCCAGATAAAGATAAAAATGAATCTAAAAAAATAGTTGAAATCAAAGAAAAAGCTAATTTACCTTCTATCATAGAAAAAAAAGAGGAAAAAAATATTGCAGAAAATTCGGATAATACAATTTGCTGCAAAAAAGACGACTTAGACAACGATGGAATTTTAGATACAGAGGATTTATGTCCTAACCAATTTGGGTTAAAAAAATTTAAAGGATGTCCTGATACAGATTCCGATAATATTCCAGACCATGAAGATGTATGTCCGAAAAAATATGGAAAAAAAGAAAACAAAGGATGTCCTAATAGTGTTTTTTTTCCTCCTATTTTATTTGATTTAGGAAAATTTACCTTATCTCCTAGTTCATTAGCGATCATTGATGAAATATATGAAATTATGATAAAGAAACTTCCTAATTCCAAATTTTATATAAATGGATATACAGATTCTCATGGAAAACATTCTTACAATAAAATTTTATCCATAAAAAGAGCAAATTCTGTATTTGAAGTTTTAGTTTCTAAAGGAATAGATCCATCTAGGATGGAAATAAGAAAACTAGGAAAATCTAGAAATAAAGGAAGACTTGTCGAAATCACTATACGAAAATCATAG
- a CDS encoding transketolase family protein: MKIYENKGLKETRAGFGDALTLLGIKNNKVVALCADLTSSLFMDQFSKEFPERFFQIGIAEANMINIAAGLSIGNYIPFAGTFANFATSRVYDQIRQSIAYSYKNVKICASHSGLTLGEDGATHQSLEDIGMMKMLPGMTVINTCDYNQTYAATLAIANYFGPVYLRFGRPSVPNFTDVSQIFQIGKALLLTEGKDVTIVSTGHLVWESLEAARILHEKERISCEVINIHTIKPLDEKTILNSVDKTKCIVTAEEHNYWGGLGESIARILTTKRLSIPQSIVAVNDTFGESGKPMELLKKYKIDRDSIIDHIKILLKRKSNQEKK; this comes from the coding sequence ATGAAAATATATGAAAATAAAGGATTGAAAGAAACTAGAGCTGGATTTGGAGATGCTTTAACGTTATTAGGAATAAAAAATAATAAAGTAGTAGCCTTATGTGCTGATCTTACTAGTTCTCTATTTATGGATCAATTTTCTAAAGAATTTCCCGAAAGATTTTTCCAAATAGGAATTGCTGAAGCTAATATGATTAATATAGCTGCTGGACTTAGCATTGGAAATTATATCCCTTTTGCTGGAACTTTCGCTAATTTTGCCACATCCCGTGTATATGATCAAATACGTCAATCTATTGCTTATTCCTATAAAAATGTAAAAATATGCGCTTCCCATTCTGGCTTAACTTTAGGAGAAGATGGAGCGACACATCAAAGTTTGGAAGATATTGGAATGATGAAAATGCTGCCTGGAATGACTGTAATTAATACTTGTGATTATAATCAAACTTATGCAGCTACTTTAGCTATAGCCAATTATTTTGGACCGGTATATCTTCGTTTTGGGAGGCCTTCTGTACCAAATTTTACAGATGTAAGTCAAATATTTCAAATAGGAAAAGCCCTTCTTTTAACGGAAGGAAAAGATGTTACTATTGTTAGCACAGGTCATCTCGTATGGGAATCCTTAGAAGCGGCTAGAATTTTACACGAAAAAGAACGAATTTCTTGTGAAGTGATTAATATTCACACTATAAAACCATTAGATGAAAAAACCATTTTAAATTCTGTAGATAAAACAAAATGTATTGTGACTGCAGAAGAACATAACTATTGGGGAGGATTAGGAGAGAGTATTGCTAGAATTCTGACGACTAAAAGGCTTTCTATACCTCAAAGTATAGTTGCCGTGAATGACACTTTTGGAGAGAGTGGAAAACCAATGGAGTTATTAAAGAAATATAAAATCGATCGTGATTCTATCATAGATCATATCAAAATTTTACTGAAAAGAAAAAGTAATCAAGAAAAAAAATAA
- a CDS encoding 3-phosphoshikimate 1-carboxyvinyltransferase, with product MSSYINIYRKQNSICGSVSITGSKSVSNRLLILKAIYTDDIHIENLSNCEDTQVLKRSLNSTSNILDIHHAGTAMRFLTSYLSIQEGKEVILTGSNRMKERPISVLVEALKKLGSKIVYLEKAGYPPIKIFGKKIFGGEIDINAKISSQYISSLMLIASTFQMGLKIYLKEDITSIPYIKMTFDLLILAGIKASWKDKILHIHPGKEKGKKYFSIESDWSSASYYYSMVTIAKKSHITLSSYKNESLQGDKEVSSIYEKYFGISTTFDKSRITLNKKFNFIPQRIINLDLNKTPDLAQTIVVTCAALGIRCHLEGLETLKIKETDRLQALKNELFKFGIKIEITNSCLEITDFFHKEINYKIKTYQDHRMAMSFSPFGLLYPIQIEDPKVVEKSYPDFWKDLKYLGFSIDYYEE from the coding sequence ATGTCTTCTTACATTAATATTTATAGAAAACAGAACTCTATATGTGGTTCTGTATCAATAACGGGATCGAAAAGTGTATCTAATCGTCTTTTAATTTTAAAGGCCATTTACACAGATGATATTCATATTGAAAATCTTTCTAATTGTGAAGATACTCAAGTTTTAAAAAGAAGTTTAAATAGCACTTCTAACATTCTGGATATCCATCATGCTGGGACGGCTATGCGTTTTTTAACTTCTTATTTATCTATACAGGAAGGAAAAGAAGTTATATTGACCGGATCCAATAGGATGAAAGAAAGGCCTATTTCTGTGCTTGTAGAAGCTTTGAAAAAATTAGGATCGAAAATTGTATACTTGGAAAAAGCAGGGTATCCACCAATCAAAATTTTTGGTAAGAAAATTTTTGGAGGAGAAATAGATATTAATGCTAAAATCAGCAGTCAATATATTAGTTCTTTGATGTTAATAGCTAGTACGTTTCAAATGGGTCTTAAAATATATTTAAAAGAAGATATCACATCTATTCCATATATAAAAATGACCTTTGATTTGTTAATTTTAGCAGGAATAAAAGCTTCTTGGAAAGATAAAATTCTTCATATTCATCCAGGAAAAGAAAAAGGAAAAAAATATTTTTCTATAGAATCAGATTGGAGTTCAGCTTCTTACTATTACTCTATGGTGACCATCGCAAAAAAAAGTCATATTACTTTAAGCTCCTATAAAAATGAAAGTTTACAAGGAGATAAAGAAGTATCATCCATATATGAAAAATATTTTGGAATATCTACAACTTTTGATAAAAGTAGAATTACACTGAATAAAAAGTTTAATTTTATTCCACAAAGAATCATAAATTTGGATTTAAATAAAACTCCAGATCTAGCGCAAACCATTGTGGTCACTTGTGCCGCTCTTGGTATAAGATGTCACTTAGAAGGTTTAGAAACATTAAAAATTAAAGAAACGGATCGGTTGCAAGCATTAAAAAATGAATTATTCAAATTTGGGATCAAAATCGAAATTACCAATTCGTGTTTAGAAATAACAGATTTTTTTCATAAAGAAATTAATTATAAGATAAAAACTTATCAAGATCACAGAATGGCTATGTCTTTTTCTCCGTTTGGATTATTATATCCTATACAAATAGAAGACCCAAAAGTGGTAGAAAAATCATATCCTGATTTTTGGAAAGATTTAAAATATTTGGGTTTTTCAATTGATTATTATGAGGAATAA